The DNA region CTCAACTGCGGCGCGCCCGTCGCCGCCGCTCCCGTAGTCGAAGCCGCCGCGCCGGTCGTTGAGGCCGCCGCTCCCGTCGTGGAAGCCGCCGCGCCGGTAGTCGAGGCCGCCGCTCCCGCCGCCGAAGCCGCTCCCGAAGCGCCGAAGGCGTGCGCCGTCGTCATCGCCGAGCTGAAGGACGCGGGCGCCCTCGAGGAGCTCGTCAACGGCAAGGCCGCCGAGGGATACCGCCTCGTCGCCGCCGTTCCGAACGGAGTGAGCAATAAAGCGACCTTGTTCTTTGAGCTGAAGTAAAAGCGTGTCTTTTCTGCGCTTTTGAGTTTCCGTTAAACTTCGGACGCCTCCCTCAGACGAGGGAGGTGTCATTTTTTCGCGGAAAAAATGACGGAGGGAGGGAAAACCGTTCGCGTGAATGCGCGG from Clostridia bacterium includes:
- a CDS encoding zinc-ribbon domain-containing protein produces the protein MAKFCMKCGNPLQEGHKFCLNCGAPAAPAAPAAPAGPVCAKCGNPLQEGHKFCLNCGAPVAAAPVVEAAAPVVEAAAPVVEAAAPVVEAAAPAAEAAPEAPKACAVVIAELKDAGALEELVNGKAAEGYRLVAAVPNGVSNKATLFFELK